A single genomic interval of Mycolicibacterium holsaticum DSM 44478 = JCM 12374 harbors:
- a CDS encoding TetR/AcrR family transcriptional regulator has protein sequence MTTARAANRSGRPGRPGYDLDSLLAVAVKIFNEKGYDGTSMEVLADRLGITKSAIYYHVSSKAELLDLALSRALNALFAVTTEERATTGPHIDRLEHLVRRSVEILSAELPYVTLLVRIRGNNEVERRALARRREFDAFVGGLAQAAAEEGDLKPGIDPALTAKLLFGMVNSIVEWYRPRSRDSIDDLAEAVVSLVFTGLRPS, from the coding sequence ATGACGACGGCACGCGCGGCCAATCGGTCTGGGCGGCCGGGCCGGCCAGGCTACGACCTCGACTCGCTGCTGGCCGTCGCGGTGAAGATCTTCAATGAAAAGGGCTACGACGGCACCAGCATGGAGGTGCTCGCCGACCGCCTTGGCATTACCAAGTCGGCCATCTACTACCACGTTTCCAGCAAGGCGGAACTGCTCGATCTGGCGCTGTCGCGGGCGCTCAATGCGTTGTTCGCCGTCACCACAGAGGAACGGGCGACAACGGGGCCCCACATCGATCGGCTTGAACACCTCGTGCGGCGTAGCGTCGAGATCCTGTCTGCGGAATTGCCATATGTCACCTTGCTCGTTCGGATACGCGGCAACAACGAGGTCGAACGCCGGGCGCTGGCGCGCAGGCGTGAGTTCGATGCCTTCGTCGGCGGGTTGGCCCAGGCGGCCGCGGAGGAGGGTGACCTCAAGCCCGGAATCGATCCGGCGCTGACCGCCAAGCTGCTCTTCGGCATGGTCAACTCGATTGTCGAGTGGTACCGACCCCGCAGCAGGGACTCGATCGACGATCTGGCCGAGGCCGTCGTCAGCCTCGTCTTCACCGGCCTGCGCCCGTCCTGA
- a CDS encoding enoyl-CoA delta isomerase 1, whose product MDIWERGGAVDSSTALRVEQHADHVVVKLNLPTHRNAISAELITEPDAIRAQFEAAPRMLLLTGGGEHCSAGVDIRERRLVAALAGISGYPLGGGRAV is encoded by the coding sequence ATGGACATCTGGGAGCGAGGCGGCGCGGTGGATTCGTCAACGGCATTGCGGGTCGAGCAGCATGCCGACCACGTCGTGGTGAAGCTGAACCTGCCCACCCATCGCAATGCGATAAGCGCGGAGTTGATCACCGAACCAGACGCCATCCGCGCACAATTCGAGGCTGCGCCGAGGATGTTGCTGCTGACCGGTGGAGGTGAGCATTGCTCGGCCGGGGTCGATATCCGCGAGCGGCGCCTTGTAGCTGCGCTCGCCGGCATCAGCGGTTACCCGCTCGGTGGTGGCCGTGCTGTCTGA
- a CDS encoding 3-hydroxyacyl-CoA dehydrogenase family protein yields MNGESCPARIAVVGGGRMGGGIAQAFAAAGSQVVIVEPDDQRAALERVSAGLHNAERRGSLGQVSAADVAGRVTAVSAPSQLAGEFDLAIEAVPEQRALKADVITAIENAVPPFAVIASNTSSLSITELVAALRDSTRFLGLHFFNPVPRSALVEIVRSPSTSDTTLTRARAWVRAIGKSDVVVNDSPGFATSRLGVCLGLEAIRMLEEGVADAADIDRAMELGYRHTMGPLRSTDLVGLDVRLAIAEHLYSTLGSRYEPPKLLREKVSRGELGRKSGHGFFTWDTVDTGAP; encoded by the coding sequence ATGAACGGCGAGAGCTGTCCGGCGCGGATCGCCGTGGTGGGCGGCGGTCGGATGGGCGGCGGTATCGCGCAAGCGTTCGCGGCGGCAGGTTCGCAAGTCGTCATCGTCGAGCCGGACGACCAGCGTGCCGCGCTCGAGCGGGTGTCCGCAGGGCTCCATAACGCCGAAAGGCGCGGGTCGCTCGGCCAGGTGTCGGCGGCCGACGTAGCCGGCCGCGTGACGGCGGTTTCTGCACCGAGTCAATTAGCGGGCGAATTCGACCTCGCCATCGAAGCTGTACCGGAGCAACGCGCGCTCAAAGCCGACGTCATCACTGCGATCGAGAACGCCGTACCGCCGTTCGCCGTCATCGCGAGCAATACCAGTTCGCTGTCCATCACTGAACTTGTTGCCGCGCTGCGTGACTCGACCCGGTTCCTCGGGTTGCACTTTTTCAATCCAGTCCCCCGATCTGCGCTAGTCGAGATTGTCAGGTCGCCGTCGACATCCGACACGACGTTGACCAGGGCGCGAGCCTGGGTGCGTGCGATCGGCAAGTCCGACGTGGTGGTCAACGACTCGCCGGGCTTCGCCACTAGCCGGCTCGGTGTCTGCCTGGGATTGGAGGCAATCCGCATGCTCGAGGAAGGGGTAGCCGATGCGGCCGATATCGACCGGGCGATGGAACTCGGCTACCGCCACACCATGGGTCCCCTACGATCCACCGATCTCGTCGGCCTCGACGTGCGTCTGGCCATAGCCGAACACCTGTACAGCACCCTGGGATCACGCTACGAGCCGCCAAAGCTGCTGCGAGAAAAAGTTTCTCGCGGTGAGCTGGGCCGCAAGAGTGGTCACGGGTTTTTCACCTGGGACACCGTCGACACAGGAGCACCATGA
- a CDS encoding enoyl-CoA hydratase/isomerase family protein: MTVTHIDTVKLAIDRGLGTITISRPDAANALDRTTKEALMSAVLRAAGDASLRAILLDCDGANFCVGQDLGEHVDALRANPATAMNTIKEHYNPLIEALNSVAVPIIAAIRGACVGAGLGLALAADIRIAAEGATFATAFTGVGLASDSGLSRALLHAVGASRTAGLMLLGDRFSAQDALAWGLVHRVVGDAEMNDAVQQLAYRVAEGPTEAYKHIKELLRLPGLSDALERERIAQETLGTTDDHRAAVEAFLAKDRPQFRGQ, from the coding sequence ATGACAGTCACACACATCGACACCGTCAAGCTGGCGATCGACCGCGGGTTGGGCACGATCACCATTTCACGACCAGACGCCGCGAACGCACTCGACCGCACCACCAAGGAAGCGCTGATGAGCGCGGTGTTGCGTGCTGCGGGAGATGCCTCGCTTCGCGCCATCCTGCTTGACTGCGACGGCGCAAACTTCTGCGTCGGCCAAGATCTCGGCGAGCACGTCGACGCACTACGCGCCAACCCCGCAACCGCGATGAATACGATCAAAGAGCACTACAACCCCCTGATCGAAGCGCTCAACAGCGTTGCGGTACCGATTATTGCAGCGATACGCGGCGCCTGCGTCGGCGCCGGCCTCGGACTCGCGCTGGCAGCTGATATCCGCATCGCAGCCGAGGGCGCGACCTTCGCGACAGCCTTCACCGGAGTCGGACTGGCCAGTGACTCCGGTCTGAGTCGCGCGCTGCTTCACGCCGTGGGCGCCAGCCGCACGGCTGGACTGATGCTGCTTGGTGATCGGTTCAGCGCCCAGGACGCGCTCGCTTGGGGATTGGTTCATCGCGTGGTCGGCGACGCAGAGATGAACGACGCGGTGCAACAGCTGGCATATCGAGTGGCCGAGGGTCCCACCGAGGCGTACAAACACATCAAGGAGCTTCTGCGGCTGCCGGGACTGTCCGACGCGCTGGAGCGCGAGCGCATCGCGCAGGAGACATTAGGGACGACCGACGATCACCGCGCGGCCGTTGAAGCATTCCTCGCCAAGGATCGACCCCAGTTCCGTGGCCAATGA
- the paaA gene encoding 1,2-phenylacetyl-CoA epoxidase subunit PaaA, whose product MTTSETQTAQAMYFDQIIDADHRIEPRDWMPDAYRHTLIRQIAQHAHSEIIGMQPEGNWLTRAPSLRRKSILLAKVQDEAGHGLYLYSAAETLGADRAELTTKLLEGKQKFSSIFHYPATTFADVGVIGWLVDGAAICNQVPLCRCSFGPYARAMIRVCKEESFHQRQGYELLITMMNGTQAQREMVQDAVNRWWWPTLMMFGPPDEESPNTEQSMRWGIKRHTNDELRQRFVDMTVPQAKALGVTLPDPNLAWNEDRQAHDFGEPDWEEFAAVIKGSGPCSVERIAVRRAAHENGSWVREAANAFGTKARRS is encoded by the coding sequence ATGACCACTTCGGAAACGCAAACAGCGCAGGCGATGTACTTCGACCAGATCATTGATGCCGACCATCGGATCGAGCCACGTGACTGGATGCCCGACGCCTACCGACACACGCTGATCCGCCAGATCGCCCAACACGCACATTCTGAGATCATCGGAATGCAACCCGAAGGAAACTGGCTCACCCGTGCACCTTCGCTGCGCCGCAAGTCCATTCTGCTGGCCAAAGTGCAGGATGAAGCAGGCCACGGGTTGTACCTGTACTCAGCTGCTGAGACACTCGGCGCCGACCGGGCCGAATTGACTACCAAGCTGCTCGAGGGAAAGCAGAAATTTTCTTCGATCTTCCACTACCCAGCGACCACCTTTGCCGACGTCGGGGTGATCGGGTGGCTCGTCGACGGTGCTGCCATCTGTAACCAAGTCCCGCTGTGCCGGTGCAGCTTTGGACCGTATGCCCGAGCGATGATTCGGGTCTGCAAGGAAGAGTCGTTTCACCAGCGCCAAGGCTATGAGCTGCTGATCACCATGATGAACGGGACCCAAGCACAACGCGAGATGGTCCAAGACGCGGTGAACCGTTGGTGGTGGCCCACTTTGATGATGTTCGGTCCGCCCGACGAAGAGTCACCGAATACCGAGCAGTCAATGCGTTGGGGCATCAAAAGACACACCAACGACGAACTTCGCCAGCGATTCGTCGATATGACGGTCCCGCAGGCCAAGGCGTTGGGGGTCACCCTTCCCGATCCCAACCTCGCATGGAACGAGGACCGCCAGGCCCACGACTTCGGCGAACCCGATTGGGAGGAATTCGCCGCGGTCATCAAGGGCAGCGGGCCCTGCAGTGTCGAACGGATCGCTGTGCGCCGAGCGGCTCACGAGAACGGCTCCTGGGTGCGCGAGGCGGCAAACGCGTTCGGCACCAAGGCGCGGCGCTCATGA
- the paaB gene encoding 1,2-phenylacetyl-CoA epoxidase subunit PaaB, translating to MTVEWPLWEVFVRSKRGLNHVHVGSIHAPDGELALRHARDVYTRRNEGVSVWVVPSAAITASSPSEKDAFFAPSGDKVYRHPTFYTIPDGVDHI from the coding sequence ATGACCGTCGAGTGGCCACTCTGGGAAGTGTTCGTACGCAGCAAACGGGGATTGAATCACGTACACGTCGGGTCGATCCACGCACCTGACGGCGAGCTGGCTTTGCGCCATGCACGTGACGTGTATACCCGCCGAAACGAGGGGGTCAGTGTTTGGGTCGTACCCTCCGCAGCGATCACGGCCTCCAGCCCTTCTGAAAAAGACGCCTTCTTCGCTCCGAGCGGTGACAAGGTGTACCGCCATCCCACGTTCTACACCATCCCCGATGGTGTGGACCATATTTGA
- the paaC gene encoding 1,2-phenylacetyl-CoA epoxidase subunit PaaC translates to MIEHDNVYDALTVDNGNTQWAFGTDFDDPLAGVDTSVPDDIDAGLLAQYCIMLGDDALISAQRLIEWITRAPELEQELGMANMALDLLGQARLLFTRASAADPTVVPYISPTSPAPPDDRLAFFRSQEEFRCVRICELDNGDFAHTIVRMLIFSTWRLGLFERLTESRDPFLAAVSHKWCQELAYHRDYAARWTVILAGGSPGSRRRTTDALNFLWPYTEELWATTAEELTLADKGVAVDAHTIASDFHETITHVMRAAELTPPQGISTGTLAGRAGRDGVHTEALGRLLTELQSVARADPEGRW, encoded by the coding sequence ATGATCGAACATGACAATGTCTATGACGCCCTGACCGTCGATAACGGCAACACCCAATGGGCCTTCGGCACAGATTTCGACGATCCCCTGGCCGGCGTCGACACATCCGTGCCCGACGACATCGACGCCGGTTTGCTGGCACAGTACTGCATCATGCTCGGCGACGACGCGTTGATCTCGGCGCAACGGCTCATCGAGTGGATCACCCGGGCACCTGAACTCGAGCAAGAACTGGGCATGGCCAACATGGCGCTCGATCTGCTGGGCCAAGCCCGCCTGCTGTTCACTCGGGCCTCAGCCGCTGATCCCACTGTCGTGCCGTACATTTCACCCACATCACCGGCTCCCCCTGACGATCGGCTCGCCTTCTTTCGCTCGCAGGAGGAATTTCGATGCGTCAGAATATGCGAACTCGACAACGGTGACTTCGCCCACACCATCGTGCGAATGCTGATCTTCAGCACTTGGCGGCTCGGCCTTTTCGAGCGGCTCACGGAGTCCCGCGATCCCTTCCTTGCCGCAGTGTCACACAAATGGTGTCAAGAGCTGGCCTATCACCGCGATTATGCGGCGCGCTGGACGGTGATCCTGGCCGGGGGGTCCCCCGGGTCACGCCGTCGCACAACGGACGCGCTGAACTTCCTGTGGCCCTACACCGAGGAGCTGTGGGCCACCACCGCCGAGGAACTCACCCTCGCAGACAAAGGGGTTGCCGTCGACGCGCACACAATAGCCTCCGACTTCCACGAAACGATCACACACGTGATGCGCGCAGCTGAACTCACACCACCACAGGGTATTTCAACGGGTACGCTCGCCGGTCGCGCAGGTCGAGACGGGGTGCACACCGAGGCGCTGGGACGTTTACTCACCGAGTTGCAAAGCGTGGCCCGCGCCGATCCGGAAGGCCGGTGGTGA
- the paaD gene encoding 1,2-phenylacetyl-CoA epoxidase subunit PaaD, whose protein sequence is MTQRLSDARDLVESVRDPEMPVVTLADLGVVRGVQVSGDGCVVVTITPTYTGCPAIATIRGDIAKALQCHGFRDVTVNLSFSPAWSSDWITAEGRRKLIQNGYSAPGQQPQRRVGPVPLALTGPDRVVTCPRCGSRCNRLLAEFGSTLCKALYQCSTCLEPFDHIKEI, encoded by the coding sequence GTGACGCAACGTTTGTCGGATGCCCGCGACCTCGTCGAGTCGGTTCGCGACCCCGAGATGCCGGTGGTGACCCTCGCCGACCTCGGGGTGGTCCGCGGCGTACAGGTGTCTGGGGACGGCTGTGTCGTCGTCACCATCACGCCGACATATACCGGGTGCCCGGCCATCGCAACCATTCGCGGTGACATAGCAAAAGCGCTGCAGTGTCACGGCTTCCGCGATGTCACCGTGAATCTCAGCTTCTCACCGGCCTGGAGTAGCGACTGGATCACTGCCGAGGGGCGGCGAAAGCTGATTCAAAACGGCTACTCTGCGCCAGGCCAACAGCCCCAACGACGCGTCGGCCCGGTGCCCTTGGCCCTGACAGGTCCCGACCGTGTTGTCACCTGCCCGCGATGCGGTTCCCGATGCAACCGGTTGCTAGCTGAATTCGGCTCTACCCTCTGCAAAGCGCTCTATCAGTGTTCGACCTGCCTGGAGCCGTTCGACCACATCAAGGAGATCTAG
- the paaE gene encoding 1,2-phenylacetyl-CoA epoxidase subunit PaaE: MVVARTAVGRRSPHGVFHRLEVIAKEALCDDAAAITFDVPPPLADEFVFAAGQSVTLRRTVDGVEHRRSYSICAPAGDRLRVGVRRIPNGLFSGWLIDEVEIGDRVDVQPPRGSFVADQRAGGRHLLIAAGSGITPILSIVGTVLRDPAATATLIYANRRVSSVMFTEEIADLKNIHPDRFEVIHVLSREPRDVELFSGRLDADRLRAILAELVPLDRIDDVWLCGPFDLITTARRVVTEMSIGGPRIHNELFFVEDAAPTPAAHHDRDIQGPAAELSLTLCGSTSTTKIAHDETVLEAASRIRSDVPFACKGGVCGTCRALITAGDGRMRRNYALEDDEIAAGFVLTCQTYPVSDMIAVDYDT, from the coding sequence GTGGTCGTCGCTCGCACAGCTGTGGGTCGCCGATCACCGCACGGCGTCTTTCACCGGTTGGAGGTCATCGCAAAAGAAGCGCTCTGTGACGACGCCGCCGCGATCACATTCGACGTTCCGCCGCCTCTGGCCGACGAATTCGTCTTTGCCGCAGGCCAATCTGTGACGTTGCGCCGAACGGTGGACGGCGTCGAACACCGCCGGTCCTATTCGATCTGCGCTCCCGCCGGTGACCGGCTTCGAGTCGGCGTGCGCCGGATTCCAAACGGACTGTTCTCCGGCTGGCTCATCGACGAGGTCGAGATCGGCGATCGCGTCGATGTCCAGCCACCCCGGGGCAGCTTCGTGGCAGACCAGCGTGCCGGCGGTCGTCACCTGCTGATCGCCGCGGGGTCTGGCATTACACCGATTCTGTCGATCGTCGGAACGGTGCTGAGAGATCCCGCCGCGACAGCGACCCTCATCTACGCGAATCGGCGGGTCAGCTCGGTGATGTTCACCGAAGAGATAGCCGACCTCAAGAACATCCATCCGGACCGATTCGAAGTGATACATGTACTCTCGCGCGAACCCCGCGACGTCGAACTGTTCAGTGGCCGTCTCGACGCTGACCGCCTCCGCGCGATCCTTGCCGAACTCGTTCCGCTCGATCGAATCGACGATGTGTGGCTATGCGGGCCATTCGACCTGATCACAACGGCGCGGCGCGTCGTCACCGAAATGAGCATCGGCGGCCCTCGAATTCACAACGAACTCTTCTTCGTCGAAGACGCCGCACCCACTCCCGCAGCTCATCACGATCGCGACATCCAGGGACCGGCGGCCGAGCTGTCACTGACTCTCTGCGGCAGCACGTCGACGACGAAGATCGCCCACGACGAAACGGTTTTGGAGGCGGCCAGCAGAATCAGATCGGACGTGCCGTTTGCCTGCAAGGGCGGGGTGTGTGGCACCTGCCGGGCGTTGATCACGGCGGGCGACGGACGAATGCGGCGAAACTATGCGCTCGAGGACGACGAGATCGCCGCCGGATTCGTCCTGACCTGTCAAACCTACCCGGTGAGCGACATGATCGCCGTCGACTACGACACCTGA
- a CDS encoding LuxR C-terminal-related transcriptional regulator, which produces MANLRMLKDGESFHEPRPAPALTPGMPPHSRDRLLQLLRQLGELTGAGGQQRDTDIESTVLEALVDEAVAQLRHLLTAGYADSLVGPDAQHDPLESRYEQRADGALQVQRALAQLRAVGSTAKMLVKAPRLLCECCGFASAILFRVDQGIVTPAAAYSTTDADLAEKVRRQFAKLGRVELDELVVETEMLRRRIPIIVHDAMNDPRTRQDMIRVTGVNSYVAAPILPQGRVIGFLHATTTQDITGADRDVLWAFAEGYGYALERTILLERLHQQGERIRDLVRATELALAEIREAGLQISPPATGLTPAAAEPIRSAVFAAPDSRIHQVLTRRELEIIELIAHGETNREIAERMVISEGTVKTHVSRILRKLRVANRAEAASQFMRLTGWTQPPRDD; this is translated from the coding sequence GTGGCGAATCTGAGGATGCTGAAAGATGGCGAATCCTTCCACGAACCACGTCCGGCTCCGGCTTTGACACCAGGCATGCCGCCGCATTCTCGTGACCGACTCCTGCAACTGCTTCGGCAACTCGGTGAGCTCACCGGTGCAGGCGGTCAGCAACGGGACACCGACATCGAATCCACCGTCCTGGAAGCCCTCGTAGATGAGGCCGTCGCTCAACTGCGACACCTTCTCACCGCCGGTTACGCGGATAGCCTCGTCGGGCCCGACGCTCAGCACGATCCGCTTGAGTCCCGTTACGAACAACGCGCTGACGGCGCCTTACAGGTGCAGCGAGCGTTAGCGCAACTGCGAGCGGTCGGATCAACCGCCAAAATGCTCGTCAAGGCACCGCGACTGTTATGTGAGTGCTGCGGGTTCGCTTCGGCCATCCTGTTTCGGGTCGATCAGGGAATCGTGACACCTGCGGCCGCCTATTCCACGACGGATGCCGACCTCGCGGAGAAGGTCCGTCGGCAGTTCGCCAAGCTCGGAAGGGTGGAACTCGATGAGCTGGTCGTCGAGACCGAGATGCTTCGCCGTCGGATACCGATTATCGTCCACGATGCGATGAACGATCCGCGCACGCGGCAGGATATGATTCGGGTCACCGGCGTCAATTCCTATGTGGCAGCGCCGATCTTACCTCAGGGGCGCGTAATCGGCTTTCTGCACGCGACCACCACACAGGACATCACCGGTGCCGACCGGGATGTGTTGTGGGCGTTCGCAGAAGGCTACGGCTATGCGTTGGAGCGCACGATCCTGCTCGAACGTCTTCATCAGCAGGGCGAACGGATCCGCGATCTCGTCCGCGCGACTGAGCTCGCACTCGCCGAGATCCGCGAGGCGGGCCTGCAGATCTCCCCTCCCGCCACGGGCCTTACGCCAGCGGCCGCCGAGCCCATTCGCTCCGCGGTATTCGCCGCACCCGACTCCCGAATCCACCAGGTGTTGACTCGCCGCGAACTCGAGATCATCGAGCTGATTGCCCACGGCGAAACCAATCGTGAGATCGCCGAACGAATGGTGATATCTGAAGGCACGGTGAAGACACACGTGAGTCGAATACTCAGGAAGCTGCGCGTGGCCAACCGGGCCGAGGCCGCGTCACAATTCATGCGTCTCACCGGATGGACGCAACCACCGCGCGATGATTAG
- a CDS encoding thiolase family protein, producing the protein MQEIFVAGVGMTAFGRQPECTVRHMVEEAVAAALADSGADHDAIDAAYFSTAVAGKITGQASIPGQVALRHTGLLGIPIVNVENACASGSTAFGLARMALASGSADVAIVVGAEKLSHPDRATTLAAFSSGYDLEEPPGAALEATGKGTVFMDLYAAIARDYMQRSGATEADFAEVSVKAHRHGALNPKAQYGDPLSFEDVLSSREIAPPLRLLMCSPISDGAAALILATKRGLARMDADPVRVLAAELVSGRDRAPGEPSAPERAAARAYRDAEVTPADVDVVELHDAAAPAELIVSEEIGLCEPGQGPALLRSGATTLGGRVPINPSGGLLSKGHPVGATGCAQLVELTDQLRGRCGDRQVFGARIALAENGGGALNNDLAAATVTILGR; encoded by the coding sequence ATGCAAGAAATCTTCGTCGCCGGAGTTGGTATGACGGCGTTTGGCAGACAACCTGAGTGCACAGTCCGTCACATGGTGGAAGAGGCGGTAGCCGCCGCGCTCGCCGACAGCGGAGCCGATCACGACGCGATCGACGCGGCGTACTTCTCGACTGCGGTCGCCGGCAAGATCACTGGGCAGGCATCGATTCCCGGCCAGGTGGCACTGCGGCACACCGGTCTGCTCGGCATCCCGATCGTCAACGTCGAGAACGCCTGCGCATCCGGGTCAACAGCGTTCGGTCTGGCGCGCATGGCCTTGGCGTCCGGAAGCGCCGACGTGGCCATCGTCGTCGGTGCCGAGAAACTGTCCCATCCGGATCGCGCGACAACCCTCGCGGCGTTCTCTAGCGGCTACGATTTGGAAGAACCACCGGGTGCCGCGCTGGAAGCCACCGGCAAGGGCACTGTGTTCATGGACCTCTACGCGGCGATTGCGCGGGATTACATGCAGCGCAGCGGAGCGACGGAAGCCGACTTCGCCGAGGTATCGGTCAAGGCGCACCGGCATGGCGCACTCAACCCCAAAGCCCAGTACGGGGATCCACTCAGCTTCGAGGATGTGCTCTCCAGCCGCGAGATCGCTCCGCCGTTGCGGCTGCTCATGTGCTCACCGATCAGCGACGGCGCCGCGGCACTGATACTGGCGACCAAACGCGGGTTAGCGCGGATGGATGCTGATCCGGTCCGCGTCCTGGCGGCCGAACTGGTATCGGGCCGTGACCGCGCACCCGGTGAACCGTCCGCTCCGGAGCGGGCTGCGGCACGGGCCTATCGCGACGCCGAGGTGACCCCCGCCGACGTCGACGTGGTCGAATTGCATGACGCCGCTGCCCCGGCCGAACTGATCGTCTCCGAAGAGATCGGCCTTTGTGAGCCGGGTCAGGGTCCGGCGCTGCTGCGGTCAGGTGCAACCACGCTGGGCGGACGGGTACCGATCAATCCCAGTGGCGGTCTGCTGTCGAAGGGACATCCCGTCGGAGCGACCGGTTGCGCGCAGCTCGTGGAACTCACCGACCAGTTGCGTGGGCGGTGTGGTGACCGGCAGGTGTTCGGCGCCCGAATTGCGTTGGCGGAAAACGGTGGCGGTGCGCTGAACAATGATCTCGCGGCCGCGACGGTGACCATTCTCGGCCGATAA
- a CDS encoding enoyl-CoA hydratase/isomerase family protein, whose amino-acid sequence MDRQTAPPRPTSYQLRGTTAWITFRRPEKFNAITEDMLGCIDADLSRAEEDRARVVVITGSGKAFCAGADLDDTRRDTGVDLNRIVENLRKAGQLTLRIEQFHVPVIAAVNGPAVAGGLELVLACDLVVAAESATISDGHANFGLFPGAGGSIRLPRVVGPNRARELMYTGLTVDARYMQELGLVNHVVPDDELVSAVTKIADRIGQASYDGVAAMKRVIRLGQDMSIDEGMALELEAAVAHLKSADVAEGLAAFAEGRRPDFNRGAR is encoded by the coding sequence ATGGACCGCCAGACCGCACCACCGCGGCCGACCAGTTACCAGCTGCGCGGCACGACGGCATGGATCACCTTTCGTCGGCCAGAAAAGTTCAATGCCATAACCGAGGACATGCTCGGCTGCATCGACGCCGACCTCAGCCGCGCCGAGGAGGACCGCGCGCGCGTTGTGGTGATCACCGGCAGCGGCAAGGCCTTCTGCGCCGGCGCCGATCTCGACGATACGCGGCGCGACACCGGCGTTGACCTCAATCGAATAGTCGAGAACCTGCGCAAAGCCGGGCAACTCACCTTGCGTATCGAGCAGTTTCACGTGCCGGTCATTGCCGCGGTCAACGGGCCAGCAGTCGCAGGTGGACTCGAGCTCGTGCTGGCATGTGACCTGGTGGTAGCCGCGGAAAGCGCCACTATTTCCGACGGACATGCAAATTTCGGGCTGTTCCCCGGCGCCGGTGGCTCCATCCGTTTGCCCCGGGTGGTCGGGCCTAACCGGGCCCGTGAACTGATGTACACCGGGCTCACCGTGGATGCCCGGTACATGCAGGAACTGGGGCTGGTGAACCACGTCGTGCCCGACGACGAATTGGTCTCCGCTGTGACCAAAATCGCCGACCGAATCGGCCAGGCCAGCTACGACGGGGTCGCCGCCATGAAGCGGGTAATCCGCCTCGGTCAGGACATGTCGATCGATGAAGGTATGGCGTTGGAACTGGAAGCGGCTGTGGCCCACCTGAAATCAGCCGACGTTGCCGAAGGGTTGGCGGCCTTCGCTGAGGGCCGACGTCCCGACTTCAACCGAGGAGCGCGATGA